The Candidatus Zixiibacteriota bacterium DNA segment CTGGGTACCAGTTCCCAGCTTGGTTTCATGGTGACCGACCGACGTTTCGAGAACGACGGTTCCGGTACCATAATGGCTCTCGACGGTAACATTCGGCTATCGCAAAACTATCGGGTCGACGGACAGTTTGTTTTTTCGCACACGCAAGAGCCGGACGACTCCGCCATGACGGCAGGTCTGGAAAGCTTTACCTTTGACAAAGGCACCAAGACTGCGGCCTTCGATGGTGAATCATATACCGGTGGCGCTTTTATCACTCGGTTTATTCGCGAGGCGCGGGCGTTCAATTTCACCGTTGACTTCAACCAGGTAGATCGGACCTATCGAACGCAGACCGGTTATGACCCCTGGAACGATTACCGAAATCTCACTTTCCGTGGATACTACAATATATTCATGGAGTCCGGACTGTTCGAACGTATCTCCCCCAACGGTTTTGTCTTTCATCGCTGGAACTTCGACGGCGACCGGCGCAACCGCCAATTTGGTGGCGGTCTCAACGGAGAGCTCAGGCTGGCCCAAACCTACTTCGGTCTGAACTTTGAAAGCGGTTCGGAGCTTTGGCTCGATGTGCAGTACGACGATCTTTGGTCGGCCAGTATGGATCTTGGCAGTCGGCTGAACGATCAGCTCGGCTTTAACTTCCGCATTCGACATGGTCGCGGTATCGCCTATCGTACTGGCGGCAAAGGAGAGGAATGGTCGATCACCGCCGGTTTGAACCTCAAGCCGCTCGACCGACTGACTATTGCACCCAATTACCGTTTCAGCAAGAGTACCCATGTCGATACCGATGAGGAACTATACCGCCAGTACATCGCCCGCACCCGGTTCGGTTTTCAGGCAACGCGAGAGCTGTCCGTTCGCTTGGTGGTACAGTACGACGATTTCTATCGTCATTGGGACATAGACCCACTTTTGACGTACCGGCTAAGTCCGTTTTCGGTCTTCTATCTCGGCTCGACCTTTGATTACAGTGAATTCTCAAACGTGAACGACGACAGGACACAGTGGAAGCAATCGCAGAGGCAGTTCTTCATGAAACTGCAGTATCTGTTCCAAACGTAAGGTAGCTGTCGTAAACCTGAGCGTTCAACACGCGACACCAAACAAAGAAGCTCGCCGTGGACACCATGCCACGGCGAGCCTTTTTACTATATGGTTAGGATTGTGTTATCTAAGGTCATTGCGACGGAACGACACGAAGGCTCCGACAAAACTGAACATGATCCCGAATGCCAGCAGACCAACATCGGTCACGACCGGTTGGACGACCTCGGACAAGGGCTGGGCGGGTGGCGTGAAGGTCGGTCGGCCGGACAGGTCGAGGCCGTCGTTTTCGCGAGAAGTGCCGACCTTGACCCCTTCCTCACAACCGATCTGAATCATGACTCCCCCGACCTGGCCGGACTCCGATTGATTCTCTTCGACGTAGCTATTGAACTCGTTGCGGTATTGGTTCAGGGCGCTCTCGTAACGGGGTTTCATCGATATATCAGTTCCGGCCAGAGTCATAGCAGCTAGCTGATAAGCCGAGGCCGGTGAAAACCGAGAGAGCGACAGGCCCAGCTTCTGCTGTGTTTCCTTCCTGTGCCGCCAGTCTTCCAACAGACGAGCCTCGTATTCTTCGATCTCAGTCTGAACGAGCTTTCGAGCCGCATCTTCCTCCTTCATCCGCGCCCACATCGCCTCTTCATCGAATTCATCATCACCTATCGTCGCCTGATCTTCATCTATCCTGGCGTTATCCAGGAGTCGCTTTTCCATATCGGCGTAGAACTGGGTCCATCGATCCTGGGCATAACCGTCTCGCTGACCTTCGATCTCCGCCCGTTGCGGCACATGGACGACTTGCCCGGCCGCCATCACCGAGGCCCGAGGGATGATCAGCACCAGGACGACCCACACGACCAACGATAACAGGAACGAAGAACTGGAACGCCTGGTCAGCGAAGAGATGAAAACACCCATCACGATGAACAGTGAGATGTACAAGATTGAGATGCCGACCAACAGGACGACCTTACTCCAATCGGCGCCGGTCAGAGGTATCTTGAACATCATGACCAGGAGCAGGCTCAGCAATATCGGAATGCATACCGGCACGACCAAGCCCAACCAGGTGCCGACACACTTGGCTACCAGATACTGGGTGCGTGGAACGGCGTTGGCGAAAACCATCCGAAGGGTTCCCTGTTCACGCTCGCCGTTGACGGCGTCGTAGGTAAACAGGATTGCGAACAGCGCAAATACGACTTGCACGATGAAGGCAAAGTCGACGAATCTGAAGACCGCAAACACCGGGTCGTCCGAGTAGGCCGAGTTGCGCAGTTTGACCGAATTGTCGGCGCTTACTTCCGACCAGCGACCGACGTCGTAGCCCAGCCCGGAGACAAACACCTGCATCGGGTCCACGGAGCGGTAGCCCTTGTCGTACAGATTGTGCCACGATGTCTGTTCCAGAATCCGTTGATCCGAAAGATTGGTGGCTGTTTCATATTGCTTGACCCCCTCCCGATATTCCTGGATGCCGATGTAGACACTCAGCAAGAGCAGCACCGACAATACGGCAAAGGTAGCAGCGAACTTGGGACTCAGTATCACGGCGCGCAGTTCTTTTCGAACCAAAGTTGTAAACATGTTTTGTCTTCCCTTCACTGGTTATCTGGCGTCGTACCGTCTGAAGGCAACAAAGGAGGCGGCAAAGAACAGAATGTTCAGCAAACCCAACAGTCCCATGTCACCGGTGGCTGCTTGCAGGCTGTCCGGTACCGACGGCGGCTCGTAGACAAAGGCAGGGAGCTCGTTTGGATCTATCGGCTCTTCCTCCTCCTCTTCACCGTCCATTTTCACTTTGAACACCATCATGCGGCCGCCGACATTCATTCCTGTTTTTTCTTTGAGAAAGGCCGCATAGATTTTCTGATAGGCCATCGCCTGATCGTAGTACCTGTTCTTTAGCCCAAGCGATGTACCTGACAACTCTTCGGTGGCCAACGTTAACGACGCGACCGGCGACAGCCGAGCCAGGTTGAAGGCAACCGCCTGCTGCACTTTTTGCCGGTTGTAACGTTCTTCGTTGAGTTGAGCCGTGTACAGGTTCATTTTTTCATCACGGATGGCGGTCAGGCTGTCCATGTACTTATTGAACACATTCATCATCTGCTCAACATCCTGCGTTTCCGGACCTTTGAAAGAAGCCATGCCGTGCCGGAAATCCTTCCACAACTGCGATGCATACGACGCTTTTTTGGCGCCTACCTCATCGACTGAGGGAACGTCAACGGCCCGACCGGCCAGCAACACCGAGGCGCGCGGAATTATCAACACGCCGACTATCCACACCACCAGCAGGAGTAAGAACGAGCTGGATGTACGTTGGGTAGTTGTCGAGATAAACATCGATATGGTCAAAAAGACACCAAAGTAGAGCATACCGGTCAGAATGATCAACCCCAGACGCCACCAGTCGGCCGCCGCCATCGGCACGCCCATCAGCGGCAGCAGCAGGCAGCCGATGCCGAGCGCAACCAGTAACGACACCGAGAGGGCGGCAAACGAGCCGAGCAGTTTACCCATTATCAATGTAGAGCGTGGCACGGCGTTGGCCAGCGCCAGTTTTAGGGTCCCTCGTTCCTTCTCGCCGCTTATCGCATCGTAGCCCAACAAGATCGCGAACAACGACAATACAACGGTGAATATGAAACTTAGATCGAGAAAACGGAAGACGGCGAAGATAGGTTCTTCGTTGAAACGACTGTCGTGCGACGCCAACTCTCCCCTGGCCTCTACCTCGGTGGTTCGCCCGATGTCATTGGATACTCCCGTGACTAAGGCGGCCAATGGTTGCGGCGGCAGGAAAATTCTGTTTTGGCGCACCATCAGCCAATCGGTGACGCCCTCCAACTGTTGCAGATTCTCCGCCTTGGCCGCCTGGTAATGGTCGACTGAAACTTTGTAGTTGGCCGCTCCTATGTAGAACGACAACACAATCAGGATGGCACAAACGGCGAAGGTCAGGGCGAACTTAGTTGAGCCGATCATTTCGCGCATCTCTTTGTCAATAATTACTCGTAACATAGCTGACCTCCACCTCAGTTTTGCAACTGGGCTTGTCGACCGGCGATGTATTGCATGTATACATCTTCCAGGTTATGCCCGACCATGGCAGCGGCGGCCTCCTGCATGATGAGGCGACCCTCGTTCATGATTGCAATAACATCGGCGATCTCTTTGGCGCGAAAAATGTCGTGCGTCGACATCAGGATTGCTTTGCCTTCATCGCGGAGATTCTCCAGAAGACGTATGAAATCGTGCCCGGCTTTGGGGTCCAGTCCGGATGTGGGCTCGTCCAGCAATATGGCCGGTGCGTCCTTGAGAATGGCGATAGCGATTCCGCACTTCTGACGCATCCCCTTGGAGAACCCTTTCAACCTTTTGTCGTGCACGGATTCATCCAAACCTACGCGACGCAACACGTCGCGGTAATCGTCCCTGGTATACTCGGTCTTACCACCCAGTTGGGCGAAGAAATCCAGATTCTGCAGAGCAGTGAAATTGGGATAGAGCATGACGTTTTCGCTGACGAAGGCGACCTGCTCCTTGGCCCGCAGTGGTTCCTGGTGAGACACCACGCCGTTGATGCGCGCCTCGCCGGAAGTGGGTTCTATCAGGTTGAGGAACAGGTTTATGGTGGTCGTCTTGCCGGCTCCGTTGCCGCCCAACATGGCAAACACCTGGCCCGGTTGCACGCTGAAGCTGACATGATCGAGGGCCAGCAAGCCGTCCTCATATCGCTTGGTCAGGTTCACCGCCTCAAGACGAGGTTGCGGGTTTATGGGAAGTTTATCACTCATGGGAATCATCTCTATGTTTAGGTTCATTATTTTTTGGATAGGCGCGTTCCATACACTACGATTCCACCGACCAGGGTCAAAAGCAGTGTCACGATGGCCACGGTACCGATGACGTTGGTTTCGGCACGCACTTCAACGATTATGATCTTATCTTCAGAAGAGATAGGTTGACCGTTGGACATACCGCTGGTGCGCAACCTCACTTCATACTTGCCGGGTGCGATGTCGGCCGGCGGTGTGAAGGTCAACTCGACCGGCGCATCACGGCCGATTTCCAGGGATGACACGCTGGACGGTTCGATTGATTTGGTCCAGTTCAACGGCAGGTCGACCTTGAATTCAATGTTGTTGATGCTATGACTGCCTTCGTTGAACACCTCTAGTTTCATTTGTGCAGTTTCATCTGGGTCGATAGCGTGATAGAGTTGAGGCAAACGTACCATTAGTTCACCCACCCCCCGGGTCACCAGATCGAGCCTTACGTAACCGACATCCAGCGCCTTGATCTCGTCCTCGGTCCATCGTCGTGATTGCAGGTCGCCTATGTCGCGCGCATGGTCCCTCGGCAATATCAATACAAAGAAGGGTATAGGCGTGTCCATGGGCACGTTGGCGCTGGGACGGTCGGGCAGCTCCACTTTCAGTGCGGCTCGTTTGGTGCGTGCGCTCTCAGTAAACTTCACCTGGCTGAGACGCACGGAACCGGTCGGCGCCTTAAAGTAGCGTCCGATCTCGCGCGGAAGATTGACCACCTCCAGGCTAAAGGTATTACTGCTACCGGAGAACGACTCCAGTGTCAGATCGAACGATGAGGAGCTCCCAAGCTCCACCTCTTGTGAAAACTGTTCCGACTGCACCAAGACGCGGTCGACCGACGCATCCTTCTGAAGATATATTTTCATTTCACGCATGGCGCCGTTGGCATAGATCATTGATACCGTAACGGCGTCGAGGTCCTCAAGCAATGCGAAATCCAATTCGGTCGGCTGACCGTGCACGAGTTGGTCGATCTTCGCTTCATAGGGTTGACTGATTATGGCGCCCACTCCGTTGAGGATGGACACGTAAACATTGTTAACGACATCCGGCTGCAGCGAGCGAAATAGAGCGTCGTCGACACTGAGAAGTTTCTCGAACTCAGCTGATCCGCCGGAAGCATTGGCCAGCGTCAACCGCACATGCTTGGAACCGTCGGACGCCTGGTACTTTACCGCTCCCTTAACGGTCACGTACTGTTTCTCAAACAGAACGGCCAGCAGTGACTGTTGATAATTCACCTCGGCATCGGTGAAGACGGCTCGGGCCCTATCGAATTCGAGTTGTGTGATGAGACCTTTTTGGAACAACTGTTGCTGCCGCTCAAACTCGGTGCTGGCTGTCTCGAAGGCCTGCCGCGAACGCTTCAAACCCAGCAAGCGATAGGTATCATCACGTTGGTTGAAGGGATTGGAAGACTGAGCGGCCACCGACCCAACACAGATCAGGACCAGCCAACCGGCGAGCAGCATGTATGACTTTAGCGTCTTCATAATAACACTACCCGGACTTCTTCATCATCATGGGCTGGTTTTTTGCCTTGGCAAACGACACCGTATGCTCACCTCCATCGCGCATGTATACGAGCGTCACCTTGGTCCCGACTTTGATTGATTCAAACTGTTTGCGGAATGCTTCGCCATCGGACACCGCTTCACCCTGGCAGGATACCAGTCGATCCCCTTCCTTGAGCGGGTCGCCGGTCAGCTCCGTCTGAGCATTGCCGATAACCATCATCACATCGACACCACCGTCCTTCTCAATGAAAAGGACTCCGGCTTCCATAGCCAGGATCGGGTCCGGCCCATCGCCGGAGTTAATCGTTTCCACTTTTGTAATCTGGGGACCCTTTTCGTCACCGTTCATTGTCATAGTCTTGGTAAAGCTGCCACCTTCGCCTTTACCTTCCGGCGGAGTTCCGTCGGACGTCATCATCATAACCCGATGCCCACCTCCCTGCTGTTGATCTTCCGGTTTAGGGAATGAGACGATCTGCATGTCCTTGCCTCGCTTGATTCCGAACTCCACTGTTTCTCCGGCCTTGAGTGCATCGTAATTGGTGCGCAGGTCGGCAATGGCCTTCAGCCGCTTGCCGTTCATCATCAGTATTCGGTCTCCCTCTTTCAGGTCAACCTTGCGAAACTCTTTCGGAATATTCTCGCCTGTTGGCATCATATCGATCTTGAGGTTTTTGCCGTCGGTCATAATCACGGCCCCCAGACCCGGCAGAAAAAAGGCGTCATCGGCGCTGAACGAGACTGATTTGGTTTGACTGTTCGCAGTCGGGGCACCGAAAAACCCCATGCACAAACACAGGGTGGCGGCGATCAGCAGTGGCAGAGCGCGAACTCTCATTGAAAACTCCTTTGGTAACACTTGTTGCAAACTTCTTTGATCTGGCTCTAACTTACGGTAGTCAGGCTAACCGGTGTAGTTAATCACTGTTAGCGAAAGTTAAGAAATGTTAATGGCTGTTGGCAGATAACCACACCTGCGTATATTAGACACATGGCACTGAAGAAAAAAACAGTGAGTTTGATTGTAGTCACAATCGTGGCGGCTCTGTCGGGGCTGGTTACGGTGCAGGCCTATCTGCTCAAGAGCGCCTTCGACTCCAAGGAGCAGGCTTTTCATCGCAACGTTATGGCCGCCTTGAGCGACGCCTCGCAAAGACTGACCGCGAACGAGATGATGGCTATCGCCCTGATATCCGATCAGGAGAAGCACATCGACGCTACCGCATCCATACTGTCGATTGGCATCAAAGACTCACTGTGCGACTCGATTGAGATCGGTACGGAGATCTTTACCGCCCGGACTGATTCCGCCGATCCGATCCTCTGGTTCGAAAACGAAGCTATCCGATATCGCGTCCCCCGCCCCCAGCATGTCAAACTACAAATGATCGATCCCTCCACCGGTGAGGCCCGTGTTCTGGTCGATACTTTTCGCGAGGTAGGTAGTTACGATGTGCCTTTGATAAGTGATGAGGAAGCGTTCACCAACTATAATTGGCAATACGTAGGTGATTCCGGCACAACCGTCATGTACATGCATGAAAACCTCGTTGGTGGCGAGTTCTTCAAACGCAAGAACGACAGCACACGCGTGCGCATGGTGATGTCGGTACTGGATGGGTTGGATATTGCCGAACGGAAACCTATAAAGGAACGGCTGAACGAGTCGGAGCTTGATTCGGTGCTGGCTTTGAGTCTCAAAGAGGCAGGGCTGGACCTTGAGGTGGCCTACGGCGTCTTGACTCGCGCCGATTCACTGGCCATGGCAAAGTCGACCGAATACCGCGATCAACTCATAGCCTCGACACTCAGATCACCTCTTTTCCCCCACGATCCTTTCGGGGAGCCGGCCGACCTGGTGGTTTACTTCCCGCAGCGCACTGCATACTTGTATCAACAAATGGTTCCGATGGTTCTTCCCACGACGCTGTTGATGCTGATCGTGGTAGGCTGTTTTGCCTATACTATCCGAACGATTCTGTCACAGCGTCGCTTCGCAACCCTTCTGGTGGACTTCATCAACAACATGACGCATGAGTTCAAAACTCCCATAGCCACCATCCGGCTGGCAGCCGAAGCGGTGGCCCGTCATGACGTCATCGAAAACAAGGACCGCGTGCGGCAGTTTAACGACATGATTCTCGGCGAAACACAACGTATGAGGAATCAGACAGACAAGATCCTGCAAATGGCGGTACTCGAAGAGGGCGACTATGAGCTCAAACTCGAGTCCGTCGATCTTCATGAATTGATCAAAAACGCTGTCGACACTGTGGCACTACACATTGAGAATCGGCAGGGCACGGTCGAGTGTGATCTCAGAGCCGAACAACACACCCTGACGGCCGACCCTGTCCATCTGGGCAACGTGGTCCACAACCTTCTCGACAACGCATCCAAGTATACGCCGGAGTCACCGCGGATTCGCGTGAGCACCAGTGACGACAACGGCGTCCTGGCGATGGCCGTGACCGATAACGGTATCGGCATGCATCAGGACGATTGCCGTCGGGCCTTCGATAAGTACTTTCGCGTCTCTCATGGCAACGTTCACGACGTAAAGGGATTCGGACTTGGCCTTAGCTATGTCAAAATGATGGTTGAAGCGCACGGCGGTACGGTGTCGATACACAGTCGACCCGGCGAAGGAACCAGAGTGGAGGCGACCTTTCAAGCGTCGAGCCTGACCGGATAGGGAATCAGTATGAGCGGACACAGAGTTCTCCTACTTGAGGATGACGCCAGCCTGGGTGCGGTGCTGCAGGAGCATTTGCAGATGCAGGGTTTCACGGTTACCCTCTGTACCGATGGCGTCCAGGGTTCCCAGGCATTCAAGGCGAACGAGTTTGATATTTGTCTTGTCGATATCATGATGCCCCGCAAAGACGGCTTTTCATTCGCCGAGGATGTTCGTAGGACCGACTCCGAGATTCCGCTGATTTTTCTGACAGCCAAGGCCATGAAAGAAGACAAGATTCAAGGATTCAAAGCCGGATGCGACGATTACGTCACCAAGCCGTTCAGTATCGAGGAACTTATGCTGCGTATTCAGGCGGTGATGCGACGCAGGCGGAAACCGACCGAGGCCGAATCACCGACCAGTTTCGAAATCGGCAGCTACTCGTTTGACTACCCACGACAATTGTTGACGCGCAACGAGCAGCAGCGTAAGCTGACGCCACGCGAAGCCGACCTGCTCCGCCTATTGTGTCAAAGCGTCAACCGCACGGTTCGCCGCGAGGATGCACTAAAACAGATTTGGAACGATGACGGCTACTTTGCCGGGCGTTCTATGGATGTCTTTATCTCGAAGCTGCGCAAGCATCTCAAAGACGACCCCAGAGTGGAGATACTGGGTATCCACGGCAAGGGTGTTCGGCTCGTGGTGGGATAATCGATGACAGCCGTCAGCTGCCTTACTCCAAGACTCATAATCGATGATAGGCCATCACCACCGTGCTTGTTGAAAAGTCTCTCCAGCCCGTTGCAGTGGGTCTTGCCTATCCCGCGGAACGCGGGATTGGTGTGGCCCGCCACTGCCGACCAACATGGAGTTAGGGGCTTGTTGAAAGAGGCCTGGCTCACAGGTGGTGTTGGGCGACCCCACCCGGTACCTGCCGTCCAAACCAATGGCTGTCAGGCGAGTCACCTGACAGCACCTTCATCGCGTGGCACTTCACCTTGTGGTATTGAGGGTTTATCAACAAGCCCTTAGGTGCCGGATCACAACCACGCCTTGGGCAAGTCCAGTACCCGACACCACAGAACAAGAGTATGCCACCAGGGTCTACGGTGCCGAGCGCTCACAAAATCACCCGGCAACAACATGGACAGGACAGTATAAAGGCAATCCCGGGGGGCAAACGGTAAGGGACTCCGGTTGTGTTAATGTGCATTAATGTTTGACATTTTCGCTCTTGTTAACCATACTGGCGCTGTGAAAGATCCAAAGAAGAGCCCGCACCTGTTCCACATACCGGTGATGGGTACCGGTTTCAGTATTGACACTCCCCTCAAAGTTGCGAAATACGGTATCTCGTCTGTGGTTTCGCTGGTCGATGATGTTCTCATCGAGCAGATGCGGCAATTCCATTGTAAAAGGCTGGGCCTGCCTTATGTGGCCATACCTGACAGTAACGAAGATGCTCGCGCCAACCGTATCACCGCCTACCTGGAGCTACTGGGTGAGGTGGTTTGTGGTCAGGTTAAGGCCTTGCAGTCCTCGCCTTTTGAGCCCGGCAGCGAGATTACCCGTTACTTTGAGATGCTGCCTGACGCGCCGCTGAAGCGATCCTACCAGAACATGCTCACCGTGTCGAACCCGGCGGCGAAAACCAAACTGCAGAATGCTCTGCGCAGCCAGGCGGTTCCGGGCAGTATCGATGTGAATATTATGACCAAGTTGGACCGCGATATATACTACGGCGGGAAAAAACTACCGCCTGAGTCTGCCGATGCCATGGCCGCTCTCAGAGGTTACGCCAGGAGTAACTTGCAGTCATCTATAGTATTCTCAGCCGGAATAAACCGACGTCTCTATAGTTATCTGGCCAAATTCGACGATTTCCTCCCGGATCACCACGGCATGCTTCGCAAAAGAATCGTTCTGAAGGTGAGCGATTTCCGCTCGGCCATAGTTCAAGGTCGCTATCTGGCCAAGAGAGGACTGTGGGTCTCTGAGTTCAGAATCGAATCTGGTCTCAATTGTGGCGGTCACGCCTTTCCCACCGAAGGACACCTGTTGGGACCCATTCTGGATGAGTTCAGGCGCCAGAGGACAGAACTGATCAACGATCATCACGAAGTATACAACCGGGCGCTGGCCGCGATAGGACGACCCCAGATTCAAGCGCCCCACCAGGTTCGTGTCACGGTGCAGGGCGGCATTGGCACCGCCGATGAAAACAGTTTCCTCCTTGGACACCTACAGGTCGACGGTACCGGCTGGGGAACACCCTTCTTGTTGGTCCCGGAAGTAACAAATGTAGACGATGTTCACCTGGGAAAACTGTCGTCAGCCGACAAAAACGATGTGTACCTGAGTGACCGCTCACCGCTTGGCGTACCCTTCTGGATATTGCGCAACTGTGGCAGTGAAGAGTTTCACCAAGAGCGGATTGATACCGGCAAACCCGGTAGTATGTGTCCGAAAGGCTATCTGGCTGCCGATACCGAATTCAACGATGTCCCGATCTGCCGGGCATCCAGGCTCTATCAGCTTAGGAAGCTGCGGCAGCTTTCAGGGACCATCCAATCGGCCGAGCAATTGAACACCATGAGGGAAAAGGTACTGGTCAAATCCTGCATCTGTCATGACGTTGGCGGCGGCGTGGCTTTGAAACTTGGGATAGACCCCAAAGCCAGCCCGGCTGTCTGCAGCGGCCCCAACATTGCGCACTTCTCCAAAGTCGCATCCCTGGACGAGATGGTCAGCCATATCTACGGACGCTTATCCATACTCAACAACTCCGACCGCCCCCACATGTTCATCAACGAACTGACAATCTACGTTGATTACCTCCGCCGGGAAGCTCAGAAAACATCAGAGGAATTGGCCGACAAAACGGTCAAGTGCTTCAAGGAGTTCAAACGGAACCTAGTTACCGGGATAGACTACTACCGCACTCTTGCCCAGCAATTCAGTGAAGAGCAGAGAGAACGATTCCTGTCGGAACTCGATACTTTGTTCAGTGAGTTAGAAGACGTTCTTCCGGCATCATCCACCGTTGTCCCTGCCTAAAGCTCCACCCAGCCCTTGAATCGGGGCTCTCAAACGCCCGCTGCCGGCCAGCGTACCATCTTTGCGCGTAACAGGGGCGATGTCCCGATTGGAGCGGGCGTTGCAAAACC contains these protein-coding regions:
- a CDS encoding ABC transporter permease, which translates into the protein MLRVIIDKEMREMIGSTKFALTFAVCAILIVLSFYIGAANYKVSVDHYQAAKAENLQQLEGVTDWLMVRQNRIFLPPQPLAALVTGVSNDIGRTTEVEARGELASHDSRFNEEPIFAVFRFLDLSFIFTVVLSLFAILLGYDAISGEKERGTLKLALANAVPRSTLIMGKLLGSFAALSVSLLVALGIGCLLLPLMGVPMAAADWWRLGLIILTGMLYFGVFLTISMFISTTTQRTSSSFLLLLVVWIVGVLIIPRASVLLAGRAVDVPSVDEVGAKKASYASQLWKDFRHGMASFKGPETQDVEQMMNVFNKYMDSLTAIRDEKMNLYTAQLNEERYNRQKVQQAVAFNLARLSPVASLTLATEELSGTSLGLKNRYYDQAMAYQKIYAAFLKEKTGMNVGGRMMVFKVKMDGEEEEEEPIDPNELPAFVYEPPSVPDSLQAATGDMGLLGLLNILFFAASFVAFRRYDAR
- a CDS encoding ABC transporter ATP-binding protein; this encodes MSDKLPINPQPRLEAVNLTKRYEDGLLALDHVSFSVQPGQVFAMLGGNGAGKTTTINLFLNLIEPTSGEARINGVVSHQEPLRAKEQVAFVSENVMLYPNFTALQNLDFFAQLGGKTEYTRDDYRDVLRRVGLDESVHDKRLKGFSKGMRQKCGIAIAILKDAPAILLDEPTSGLDPKAGHDFIRLLENLRDEGKAILMSTHDIFRAKEIADVIAIMNEGRLIMQEAAAAMVGHNLEDVYMQYIAGRQAQLQN
- a CDS encoding ABC transporter permease subunit encodes the protein MFTTLVRKELRAVILSPKFAATFAVLSVLLLLSVYIGIQEYREGVKQYETATNLSDQRILEQTSWHNLYDKGYRSVDPMQVFVSGLGYDVGRWSEVSADNSVKLRNSAYSDDPVFAVFRFVDFAFIVQVVFALFAILFTYDAVNGEREQGTLRMVFANAVPRTQYLVAKCVGTWLGLVVPVCIPILLSLLLVMMFKIPLTGADWSKVVLLVGISILYISLFIVMGVFISSLTRRSSSSFLLSLVVWVVLVLIIPRASVMAAGQVVHVPQRAEIEGQRDGYAQDRWTQFYADMEKRLLDNARIDEDQATIGDDEFDEEAMWARMKEEDAARKLVQTEIEEYEARLLEDWRHRKETQQKLGLSLSRFSPASAYQLAAMTLAGTDISMKPRYESALNQYRNEFNSYVEENQSESGQVGGVMIQIGCEEGVKVGTSRENDGLDLSGRPTFTPPAQPLSEVVQPVVTDVGLLAFGIMFSFVGAFVSFRRNDLR
- a CDS encoding NEW3 domain-containing protein, with amino-acid sequence MKTLKSYMLLAGWLVLICVGSVAAQSSNPFNQRDDTYRLLGLKRSRQAFETASTEFERQQQLFQKGLITQLEFDRARAVFTDAEVNYQQSLLAVLFEKQYVTVKGAVKYQASDGSKHVRLTLANASGGSAEFEKLLSVDDALFRSLQPDVVNNVYVSILNGVGAIISQPYEAKIDQLVHGQPTELDFALLEDLDAVTVSMIYANGAMREMKIYLQKDASVDRVLVQSEQFSQEVELGSSSSFDLTLESFSGSSNTFSLEVVNLPREIGRYFKAPTGSVRLSQVKFTESARTKRAALKVELPDRPSANVPMDTPIPFFVLILPRDHARDIGDLQSRRWTEDEIKALDVGYVRLDLVTRGVGELMVRLPQLYHAIDPDETAQMKLEVFNEGSHSINNIEFKVDLPLNWTKSIEPSSVSSLEIGRDAPVELTFTPPADIAPGKYEVRLRTSGMSNGQPISSEDKIIIVEVRAETNVIGTVAIVTLLLTLVGGIVVYGTRLSKK
- a CDS encoding PDZ domain-containing protein, with product MRVRALPLLIAATLCLCMGFFGAPTANSQTKSVSFSADDAFFLPGLGAVIMTDGKNLKIDMMPTGENIPKEFRKVDLKEGDRILMMNGKRLKAIADLRTNYDALKAGETVEFGIKRGKDMQIVSFPKPEDQQQGGGHRVMMMTSDGTPPEGKGEGGSFTKTMTMNGDEKGPQITKVETINSGDGPDPILAMEAGVLFIEKDGGVDVMMVIGNAQTELTGDPLKEGDRLVSCQGEAVSDGEAFRKQFESIKVGTKVTLVYMRDGGEHTVSFAKAKNQPMMMKKSG
- a CDS encoding response regulator transcription factor, whose protein sequence is MSGHRVLLLEDDASLGAVLQEHLQMQGFTVTLCTDGVQGSQAFKANEFDICLVDIMMPRKDGFSFAEDVRRTDSEIPLIFLTAKAMKEDKIQGFKAGCDDYVTKPFSIEELMLRIQAVMRRRRKPTEAESPTSFEIGSYSFDYPRQLLTRNEQQRKLTPREADLLRLLCQSVNRTVRREDALKQIWNDDGYFAGRSMDVFISKLRKHLKDDPRVEILGIHGKGVRLVVG
- a CDS encoding HAMP domain-containing histidine kinase → MSLIVVTIVAALSGLVTVQAYLLKSAFDSKEQAFHRNVMAALSDASQRLTANEMMAIALISDQEKHIDATASILSIGIKDSLCDSIEIGTEIFTARTDSADPILWFENEAIRYRVPRPQHVKLQMIDPSTGEARVLVDTFREVGSYDVPLISDEEAFTNYNWQYVGDSGTTVMYMHENLVGGEFFKRKNDSTRVRMVMSVLDGLDIAERKPIKERLNESELDSVLALSLKEAGLDLEVAYGVLTRADSLAMAKSTEYRDQLIASTLRSPLFPHDPFGEPADLVVYFPQRTAYLYQQMVPMVLPTTLLMLIVVGCFAYTIRTILSQRRFATLLVDFINNMTHEFKTPIATIRLAAEAVARHDVIENKDRVRQFNDMILGETQRMRNQTDKILQMAVLEEGDYELKLESVDLHELIKNAVDTVALHIENRQGTVECDLRAEQHTLTADPVHLGNVVHNLLDNASKYTPESPRIRVSTSDDNGVLAMAVTDNGIGMHQDDCRRAFDKYFRVSHGNVHDVKGFGLGLSYVKMMVEAHGGTVSIHSRPGEGTRVEATFQASSLTG